In Euphorbia lathyris chromosome 10, ddEupLath1.1, whole genome shotgun sequence, a single genomic region encodes these proteins:
- the LOC136209342 gene encoding protein GAST1-like, with protein sequence MSITSILISLLAFLLLFPILNNANLTLTEAPTPQPQPSTTNPPTNGTTEGSLRPQECGERCRTRCSMTAYKKPCMFFCLKCCAKCLCVPAGTYGNKQTCPCYNNWKTKRGGPKCP encoded by the exons ATGAGTATAACAAGCATTCTCATCTCTCTTCTTGCTTTCTTGCTTCTTTTTCCAATTCTGAACAAT GCTAATCTCACACTCACTGAAGCTCCTACTCCCCAGCCACAACCCAGTACCACCAATCCTCCTACT AATGGAACCACCGAAGGAAGCCTCCGTCCTCaag AATGTGGAGAAAGATGCAGAACAAGATGTTCAATGACGGCATATAAGAAGCCATGTATGTTCTTCTGCCTAAAATGCTGTGCGAAATGTTTGTGTGTGCCTGCTGGAACTTATGGAAACAAGCAGACTTGTCCTTGCTACAATAACTGGAAAACCAAGAGGGGTGGTCCTAAATGCCCTTga
- the LOC136208636 gene encoding triacylglycerol lipase SDP1 encodes MDISNEASVDPFSIGPSTIIGRTIAFRVLFCKSFSHFRRQVFRTVVYYIYRLRHISACMLSWLHPRNPQGILAMVTIIAFLLKRYANVKLRAEMAYRRKFWRNMMRTALTYEEWAHAAKMLDKETPKMNESDLYDEELVRNKLQELRHRRQEGSLRDISFCMRADLIRNLGNMCNPELHKGRLHVPRLIKEYIDEVSTQLRMVCDSDSEELSLEEKHSFMHETRHGFGRTALLLSGGASLGAFHVGVVKTLVEHKLLPRIIAGSSVGSVMCSIVATRSWPELQSFFEDSLSSLQFFDQIGGLFTVVKRVMTQGAVHEIRQLQWMLRHLTSNLTFQEAYDMTGRVLGITVCSPRKHEPPRCLNYLTSPHVVIWSAVTASCAFPGLFEAQELMAKDRSGEIVPYHPPFNLDPEEGSSGSARRWRDGSLEIDLPMIQLKELFNVNHFIVSQANPHIAPLLRMKEFVRAYGGNFAAKLAHLTEMEVKHRCNQVLELGFPLGGLAKLFAQDWEGDVTVVMPATLSQLSKIIQNPTHLELQKAANQGRRCTWEKLSAIKANCGIELCLDECVAILNHMRRLKRSAERAAAASHGLTSNTGKFNASKRIPSWNCIARENSTGSLEDFLSDVSRNTRSHRNVHDGSDSETESVDVNTWTRSGGPLMRTTSANKFIDFVQNLDVDSELSRVMTNPNSPVPQLGSRDPFTQSSMVTPTSERGSESDYDQRDIVNNRLSLGGSSITVNEGDLLQPERINNGFVLNVVKKESLALSARSLDSDNSNNNEVPEYLQLDCSERDMDASSASEYAGDDDDDHEDDDVEDVTASNNLHKTSSDPISEHDSGLDG; translated from the exons ATGGATATAAGTAACGAGGCTAGTGTTGATCCTTTTTCAATTGGACCTTCAACAATCATTGGTAGGACTATTGCTTTCAGAGTTTTATTCTGCAAGTCATTTTCGCATTTTAGGCGTCAAGTTTTTCGTACAGTAGTCTACTACATTTATAGACTTAGGCACATTTCTGCTTGCATGCTATCATGGTTGCATCCAAGGAATCCACAAGGCATATTAGCAATGGTGACCATAATTGCATTTCTGTTGAAACGATATGCGAATGTGAAATTGAGGGCTGAGATGGCTTACCGGAGGAAATTCTGGAGGAATATGATGAGAACTGCATTGACATATGAAGAGTGGGCTCATGCTGCTAAGATGCTTGATAAAGAAACACCCAAGATGAATGAATCAGACCTTTATGATGAAGAATTAGTCAGAAATAAGCTTCAGGAACTCCGACATCGTCGACAAGAAGGATCTCTTAGAGATATAAGCTTTTGCATGAGAGCTGATCTTATAAGAAATCTTGGTAATATGTGTAATCCGGAGCTTCATAAGGGTAGGCTTCATGTGCCCAGGCTCATAAAGGAATACATTGATGAAGTGTCAACTCAGTTGAGAATGGTGTGTGATTCAGATTCAGAGGAGCTTTCGTTGGAAGAGAAGCATTCTTTCATGCATGAAACAAGGCATGGATTTGGCAGAACAGCTTTACTTTTAAGCGGAGGTGCTTCTCTTGGAGCCTTTCATGTCGGAGTGGTTAAAACATTAGTCGAGCACAAGCTTTTGCCCAGAATAATTGCTGGTTCTAGTGTGGGATCTGTTATGTGTTCTATTGTTGCCACCAGATCATGGCCAGAGTTGCAAAGTTTTTTTGAAGATTCTTTGTCCTCGTTGCAGTTTTTTGATCAGATAGGTGGGTTGTTTACTGTTGTCAAGAGGGTCATGACACAAGGGGCTGTTCATGAAATCCGGCAATTACAGTGGATGTTAAGACATCTGACCAGCAATCTCACATTTCAGGAAGCTTATGACATGACAGGTCGAGTTCTAGGGATCACCGTTTGCTCCCCTAGGAAGCACGAGCCTCCTAGATGCCTTAACTACTTGACTTCACCTCATGTTGTTATATGGAGTGCAGTCACTGCCTCTTGTGCTTTCCCTGGTCTTTTTGAAGCTCAGGAATTAATGGCGAAGGACAGGAGTGGAGAAATTGTTCCTTATCATCCTCCCTTTAATCTTGATCCCGAGGAAGGATCAAGTGGATCTGCACGTCGGTGGAGAGATGGTAGCTTGGAGATTGATCTACCAATGATTCAATTGAAGGAACTATTTAACGTTAATCACTTTATTGTGAGTCAAGCAAATCCTCATATTGCTCCATTATTGAGAATGAAGGAGTTTGTGAGAGCTTATGGTGGTAATTTTGCTGCCAAG CTTGCTCATCTCACAGAGATGGAGGTCAAGCATAGGTGCAATCAAGTACTGGAACTCGGTTTTCCGTTAGGGGGACTTGCCAAACTTTTTGCTCAGGATTGGGAGGGTGATGTCACTGTTGTTATGCCTGCCACGCTGTCTCAG TTGtcaaaaattatacaaaatccTACTCATTTGGAGCTTCAAAAGGCAGCTAACCAAGGGAGAAGATGCACATGGGAGAAACTTTCAGCCATCAAAGCTAACTGTGGAATTGAGCTTTGCCTTGATGAATGTGTTGCGATCCTCAACCACATGCGTAGATTGAAAAGGAGCGCTGAGCGAGCTGCTGCTGCTTCTCATGGCTTAACCAGCAACACTGGCAAattcaatgcttctaaaagaaTCCCTTCATGGAATTGCATTGCTAGAGAGAACTCAACTGGTTCACTTGAAGatttcctctctgatgtttCTAGAAATACGCGAAGTCACCGCAATGTACATGATGGAAGTGACAGTGAAACTGAAAGTGTAGATGTGAATACTTGGACAAGGTCTGGGGGACCACTAATGAGGACTACCTCCGCAAACAAATTTATCGACTTTGTCCAGAatcttgatgttgattctgaattGAGTAGAGTGATGACTAATCCTAACTCGCCCGTGCCGCAGTTGGGATCCAGGGATCCGTTTACTCAGAGCTCAATGGTGACGCCAACATCGGAGCGAGGCTCCGAAAGTGATTATGACCAGAGAGATATTGTTAATAATAGATTGTCTTTAGGTGGTTCTAGTATTACAGTAAATGAAGGTGATCTTTTGCAGCCTGAAAGGATCAATAATGGGTTTGTGTTGAATGTTGTAAAGAAAGAAAGCTTGGCACTTTCCGCTAGGTCGTTGGACTCTGATAACTCTAATAATAATGAAGTTCCGGAATATTTGCAGCTAGACTGTTCGGAAAGAGATATGGATGCTAGCTCAGCATCTGAATATGCTGGTGATGACGATGACGACCACGAAGACGATGATGTTGAAGATGTCACTGCATCAAATAACTTACACAAAACTTCTTCGGATCCTATTTCCGAGCATGATTCGGGACTGGATGGTTAA